The following coding sequences are from one Papaver somniferum cultivar HN1 unplaced genomic scaffold, ASM357369v1 unplaced-scaffold_74, whole genome shotgun sequence window:
- the LOC113344132 gene encoding (-)-alpha-terpineol synthase-like has protein sequence MSHTIHFPFLTTSSSPPLPSTSTHSSTLLPVGTKHHAQSKASEHFQYQPTIWDYKHFVESPNTNNSCKTDTGLLVEKEKQVKVILKEAVKPLEMLELIDVIQSLGMSNLFEEDIHKILENVYHDNAWNSKDNLYATSLRLKLLRQYGFHEPLDVFDKFKDAKGGFKESIKDDTKGMLSLFEAAHLVLEGESILTEAVLFTRRHLLDNESNNNNVNINLTKQVRRSLETPFHWRVQRLEAKTFIEAYESQNDMNPLLLEFAKLNFNMVQAQHKMELKHIARWWNNMGIAEKMNFARDRIVECFLSSIGFCWEPRYKRCREWLTKILSFALVIDDIYDSYGSLEELELFTDAIERWDCKAVEKLPYYMKICFLALYNTVNEMAFQILVEQKFDILPHLTKSLANSVKAMLTETKWCHKGCMPTFMEYQHNGSVSSVGYVFLVIAFFATNQNINDGVLHAFENDHPLLYSSCLVCRLSNDLATSSAELKRGEVASSIYCYMQETNVSENDAREHIKGIIMETWKEMNRFLFDSSPFDRSFVNLVLNFARTSLFMYQCGDGLGAEHSKSIEHVQSLIVNPIPIDEPTHKDSSLSDVQC, from the exons ATGTCTCATACTATTCACTTTCCATTCCTAaccacttcttcttctcctcctcttccTTCTACCTCCACCCACTCCTCAACCCTATTGCCCGTTGGTACTAAACACCATGCACAATCAAAAGCTTCCGAACACTTTCAGTACCAGCCTACAATTTGGGATTATAAGCATTTTGTTGAATCACCCAACACTAACAACTCG TGCAAAACAGATACGGGACTATTGgtggagaaagaaaaacaagtgaaGGTTATTCTTAAGGAGGCCGTAAAACCACTAGAAATGCTTGAGCTAATCGATGTCATTCAAAGTCTCGGAATGAGTAACCTTTTTGAGGAAGACATCCACAAAATCTTAGAGAACGTGTACCATGACAATGCCTGGAATTCGAAAGATAACTTATATGCAACTTCTCTCAGGCTTAAGCTTCTTAGGCAGTATGGTTTTCATGAACCTCTAG ATGTTTTTGATAAATTTAAAGACGCGAAAGGCGGGTTCAAGGAATCAATTAAGGACGATACTAAGGGAATGCTGAGTTTATTTGAAGCAGCACATCTTGTTTTGGAAGGAGAAAGCATCTTAACTGAAGCCGTACTCTTCACAAGAAGACATCTATTAGACAATgaaagcaacaacaacaatgttaACATTAACCTAACAAAACAAGTCCGTCGCTCCTTGGAGACACCATTTCATTGGAGAGTTCAAAGATTAGAAGCTAAGACTTTCATTGAGGCATATGAATCTCAAAATGAtatgaatcctcttcttcttgAATTTGCTAAATTGAATTTCAACATGGTTCAGGCTCAACACAAGATGGAACTCAAGCATATAGCAAG ATGGTGGAACAACATGGGGATTGCAGAGAAAATGAATTTTGCTAGAGACCGAATAGTTGAGTGCTTCCTATCAAGTATTGGGTTTTGTTGGGAGCCACGATATAAACGTTGCAGAGAATGGCTCACCAAAATCCTAAGCTTTGCTCTCGTAATTGATGACATCTATGATTCTTATGGATCATTAGAAGAACTTGAATTATTTACGGATGCTATTGAAAG GTGGGATTGCAAAGCCGTGGAAAAACTCCCATATTACATGAAGATATGTTTCTTAGCCCTCTATAACACCGTCAATGAAATGGCATTCCAGATACTTGTTGAGCAAAAATTTGACATTTTACCGCACTTAACAAAATCG TTGGCCAATTCGGTGAAGGCAATGTTAACAGAAACGAAATGGTGCCATAAGGGATGCATGCCAACTTTTATGGAATACCAGCACAATGGCTCGGTTTCATCCGTCGGATATGTGTTCTTGGTGATTGCCTTTTTTGCTACTAATCAAAATATTAATGATGGTGTGTTACATGCCTTCGAAAACGATCACCCTCTTCTCTACTCTTCATGTTTAGTGTGCCGACTTTCGAATGATCTTGCAACCTCATCG GCGGAGCTAAAAAGAGGTGAAGTTGCATCCTCCATATACTGTTATATGCAAGAAACAAACGTCTCCGAAAACGATGCTCGTGAACACATAAAAGGCATAATCATGGAAACGTGGAAAGAGATGAACCGATTCCTCTTTGATTCATCTCCATTTGATCGTTCATTCGTCAACTTGGTTCTAAATTTTGCAAGAACATCTTTGTTTATGTACCAATGCGGCGATGGGCTTGGAGCAGAGCATTCAAAGAGCATAGAGCATGTTCAGTCTTTGATAGTTAACCCAATTCCCATTGATGAACCTACCCATAAAGACTCATCTTTATCCGATGTGCAATGTTAG